A single Myxococcales bacterium DNA region contains:
- a CDS encoding catalase, which yields MATQPSTDWREQIGADEAARHAEQARGLTSLQAARTAKHGVGRALHRKGVLGLTATLAVKDGVPAHARHGLFAAPAAYDAWVRLSNGGPDVKADRHPDVRGFAVRVNGVVGDAALGGAATHQDLALINASNFGFADSKLFLSLVQAAAKGPLALIGWAYRSYGLRRMFGELKRLKASVERPFSGYASTVFHSAAPIACGPYAARVRLTPDRPVPHADARGEFGAAMAKTVAGGALAFTLALQFFVDEATTPIEDASRDWPEDVAPFVDVATLTIAQQDPASADGQALAARLERTVFDPWQALAAHRPLGEVMRARKGVYLASQQARDAQPG from the coding sequence ATGGCGACCCAACCCTCCACCGACTGGCGCGAGCAGATCGGCGCCGACGAGGCGGCGCGTCACGCCGAGCAGGCCCGCGGGCTGACCTCGCTCCAGGCCGCGCGCACGGCCAAGCACGGCGTCGGCCGCGCGCTCCACCGCAAGGGCGTGCTCGGCCTCACCGCCACGCTGGCCGTCAAGGACGGCGTGCCGGCGCACGCGCGCCACGGGCTGTTCGCCGCGCCGGCCGCCTACGACGCGTGGGTGCGCCTGTCCAACGGCGGCCCCGACGTGAAGGCCGATCGCCATCCCGACGTCCGCGGCTTCGCGGTGCGGGTCAACGGCGTCGTCGGCGACGCGGCCCTCGGCGGCGCGGCGACCCACCAGGACCTCGCGCTGATCAACGCGTCGAACTTCGGCTTCGCCGACAGCAAGCTCTTCCTCAGCCTGGTCCAGGCGGCGGCGAAGGGCCCGCTGGCATTGATCGGCTGGGCCTACCGCAGCTACGGCCTGCGGCGCATGTTCGGTGAGCTCAAGCGCCTCAAGGCGTCGGTCGAGCGACCGTTCTCGGGCTACGCGTCGACGGTGTTCCACAGCGCGGCGCCGATCGCGTGCGGGCCGTACGCGGCGCGGGTGCGGCTGACGCCCGACCGGCCGGTGCCCCACGCCGACGCCCGGGGCGAGTTCGGCGCGGCGATGGCGAAGACGGTCGCCGGCGGTGCGCTCGCCTTCACGCTGGCGCTGCAGTTCTTCGTCGACGAGGCCACGACGCCGATCGAGGACGCGTCGCGCGACTGGCCCGAGGACGTGGCGCCGTTCGTCGACGTCGCGACCCTGACGATCGCGCAGCAGGACCCGGCGTCGGCCGACGGCCAGGCGCTGGCCGCGCGGCTGGAGCGGACGGTGTTCGACCCGTGGCAGGCGCTGGCGGCGCACCGCCCGCTGGGCGAGGTGATGCGGGCGCGCAAGGGCGTGTACCTGGCGTCGCAGCAGGCGCGCGACGCGCAGCCGGGGTGA
- a CDS encoding triose-phosphate isomerase yields MRTPFVVGNWKLHKHTADALALVTELKNQLAAVKGVAVGVAPPFTALYPVAKRLEDSAIAVAAQDCYWEEKGAFTGEVAPGMLKDVGCTWAIVGHSERRQFFGETDDTVGKKTRAALAAGLGAIVCVGESLAQRDAGTTTAVVETQLGALRGLGADVAERLVIAYEPVWAIGTGRTASPAQAQEVHAFIRGWLGKELGPALAAAVRIQYGGSVKPDNAVELMRQPDIDGALVGGASLAAADFVAICKAARPA; encoded by the coding sequence ATGCGTACCCCGTTCGTCGTCGGCAACTGGAAGCTGCACAAGCACACCGCGGACGCCCTGGCGCTGGTGACCGAGCTGAAGAACCAGCTCGCCGCCGTCAAGGGCGTGGCGGTCGGCGTCGCGCCGCCGTTCACCGCGCTGTACCCGGTGGCCAAGCGCCTCGAGGACTCCGCCATCGCGGTCGCGGCCCAGGACTGCTACTGGGAGGAGAAGGGCGCGTTCACCGGTGAGGTGGCGCCCGGCATGCTCAAGGACGTCGGCTGCACGTGGGCCATCGTCGGCCACAGCGAGCGTCGGCAGTTCTTCGGCGAGACCGACGACACGGTCGGCAAGAAGACCCGGGCGGCGCTGGCCGCCGGCCTCGGCGCGATCGTGTGCGTCGGCGAGTCCCTGGCCCAGCGCGACGCCGGCACCACGACCGCGGTGGTCGAGACCCAGCTCGGCGCGCTGCGCGGGCTCGGCGCCGACGTGGCCGAGCGCCTGGTCATCGCCTACGAGCCGGTGTGGGCCATCGGCACCGGCCGCACCGCGTCGCCGGCCCAGGCCCAGGAGGTCCACGCGTTCATCCGCGGCTGGCTCGGCAAGGAGCTCGGCCCGGCGCTGGCCGCGGCCGTGCGGATCCAGTACGGCGGCTCGGTCAAGCCCGACAACGCGGTCGAGCTGATGCGCCAGCCCGACATCGACGGGGCGCTGGTGGGCGGCGCGTCGCTGGCGGCCGCGGACTTCGTCGCGATCTGCAAGGCCGCGCGCCCGGCATGA
- a CDS encoding protein kinase yields MASPRLVIFDPAGRLGEIVTLATRIGTAPVVVADAANLSGFASTAVLVPSSAAAAATSASVTGPRWVLGEGDSAGKVASAAAACAAIGVVMAPLSPEALTLVCAPPPVALPEVELARARSLIAASVLDGKGEPTADGLAIIARAFAADDCIFWWREGDGLVPWSTRANADADQPVLGVAARVAAATGVTVVTSGTRTMSLIAAPLATGPQEVGGLIAVVADRARRFGPAELSDLRALASRLPRELTFRAGHRRLVGEHERLLATAGQDPLTGALTRAALEQEVASALAAAGRSGEPLALALFDVVGMRRLNLDHGHRVGDEVLIALAARLKAATRATDRVARFGGDDLAVLLPGVDVARAEIMAVKLAARIGTPLTTSDGEITITLRGAVTALGAGERSGEAGFGRLRAAVRTAAAGAVVLARAVGRADTEAGHDLDVGAGVSAGTTLGGTYRILHELSRGAMGVVYRGEDLGLGRQVAIKVLRSDLASDAQLVTRFRAEAAMLASLHHANLVQVYSLGDHEGDVYFVMELVEGQSLAEVLDARHASGQWLPLEAIAQVVLEVGDALDAMHAIGLIHRDVKPANVLLDRERDRAVLVDVGVAKRRGDDVDGAGTPGYAAPESFLEGGRESPETDVYGLAATVYCALTGRPPFGAGQLMQVIGRQLHEPLPPARGLRPELPSAVDQILAKALDPAAERRYASASTFAIALARALERAPRVPTVPPDASTTVKPEQVLRQTERLTNSGRPASLQSMQFGMVRAAHFRVAARVIAHLAGEGAVRALADSDPLLAEALGPTTSVVGWLPLELLVQLVERAEPLTRKARVPDGGEHLMRAIGRSTVSATFARFFGADPATLGVSAMLAVLPSMWNRYHGWCRCQVGHRSAAGAELLIDGTATSPLAWHLVTAQIGKACELAGATRVEVERRSSDGDRQQRLAISWSSDHAGTAHE; encoded by the coding sequence GTGGCCTCCCCACGCCTGGTGATCTTCGACCCCGCCGGGCGCCTGGGCGAGATCGTGACGCTGGCGACGCGGATCGGCACCGCGCCGGTGGTGGTGGCAGACGCGGCGAACCTGAGCGGCTTCGCGTCCACGGCGGTGCTGGTGCCGTCGAGCGCCGCCGCCGCCGCCACCAGCGCGAGCGTGACCGGTCCGCGCTGGGTGCTGGGCGAGGGCGACTCGGCGGGCAAGGTCGCGAGCGCGGCCGCGGCGTGCGCGGCGATCGGCGTGGTGATGGCGCCGCTGTCGCCGGAGGCCCTGACGCTGGTGTGTGCGCCGCCGCCGGTGGCGCTGCCAGAGGTCGAGCTGGCGCGGGCGCGCAGCCTGATCGCCGCGTCGGTCCTCGACGGCAAGGGCGAGCCCACCGCCGACGGCCTCGCCATCATCGCGCGCGCGTTCGCGGCCGACGACTGCATCTTCTGGTGGCGCGAGGGCGACGGCCTGGTGCCGTGGAGCACCCGCGCGAACGCCGACGCCGACCAGCCGGTGCTCGGCGTCGCCGCCCGGGTCGCGGCCGCCACCGGGGTCACCGTGGTGACGTCCGGAACCCGGACGATGTCGCTGATCGCGGCGCCGCTGGCGACCGGGCCGCAGGAGGTCGGCGGGCTGATCGCGGTCGTCGCCGATCGCGCGCGCCGGTTCGGCCCGGCCGAGCTCTCCGACCTGCGGGCGCTGGCGTCGCGGCTGCCGCGCGAGCTGACGTTCCGCGCCGGCCACCGGCGCCTGGTCGGCGAGCACGAGCGCCTGCTGGCCACCGCCGGTCAGGATCCGCTGACCGGGGCGCTGACCCGGGCCGCCCTCGAGCAGGAGGTCGCGTCGGCGCTGGCGGCGGCCGGGCGCTCGGGCGAGCCGCTGGCGCTGGCGCTGTTCGACGTCGTCGGCATGCGGCGCCTGAACCTCGACCACGGCCACCGGGTCGGCGACGAGGTCCTGATCGCGCTGGCCGCGCGGCTCAAGGCCGCGACCCGGGCCACCGATCGCGTCGCGCGCTTCGGCGGCGATGACCTCGCGGTGCTCCTGCCCGGCGTCGACGTCGCCCGGGCCGAGATCATGGCGGTCAAGCTGGCCGCGCGCATCGGCACGCCGCTGACCACGAGCGACGGCGAGATCACGATCACGCTGCGCGGCGCGGTCACCGCGCTCGGCGCCGGCGAGCGCTCGGGCGAGGCCGGCTTCGGCCGCCTGCGCGCGGCGGTGCGGACCGCGGCCGCCGGCGCCGTGGTGCTGGCCCGGGCGGTCGGGCGCGCGGACACCGAGGCCGGCCACGATCTCGACGTCGGCGCCGGCGTCTCGGCCGGGACCACGCTCGGCGGCACCTACCGCATCCTGCACGAGCTGTCGCGCGGCGCGATGGGCGTGGTCTACCGCGGCGAAGATCTGGGGCTGGGGCGGCAGGTCGCGATCAAGGTGCTGCGCTCCGACCTGGCCAGCGACGCCCAGCTGGTCACGCGGTTCCGGGCCGAGGCCGCGATGCTGGCCTCGCTCCACCACGCCAACCTGGTGCAGGTCTACTCGCTCGGCGATCACGAGGGCGACGTGTACTTCGTGATGGAGCTGGTCGAGGGCCAGTCGCTAGCCGAGGTCCTCGACGCCCGCCACGCCAGCGGCCAGTGGCTGCCGCTCGAGGCCATCGCCCAGGTCGTGCTCGAGGTCGGCGACGCGCTCGACGCGATGCACGCGATCGGCCTGATCCACCGCGACGTCAAGCCGGCCAACGTCCTGCTCGATCGCGAGCGCGACCGGGCGGTGCTGGTCGACGTCGGCGTGGCCAAGCGGCGCGGCGACGACGTCGACGGCGCCGGCACGCCCGGCTACGCCGCGCCGGAGTCGTTCCTCGAGGGCGGCCGCGAGTCGCCCGAGACCGACGTCTACGGCCTGGCCGCGACGGTGTACTGCGCGCTGACCGGGCGGCCGCCGTTCGGCGCCGGCCAGCTGATGCAGGTGATCGGCCGCCAGCTCCACGAGCCGCTGCCGCCGGCGCGGGGCCTGCGCCCAGAGCTGCCGTCGGCGGTCGATCAGATCCTGGCCAAGGCGCTCGACCCCGCGGCCGAGCGCCGGTACGCGTCGGCCTCGACCTTCGCGATCGCGCTGGCGCGGGCGCTCGAGCGCGCCCCGCGCGTGCCGACGGTGCCGCCCGACGCGAGCACCACGGTCAAGCCCGAGCAGGTGCTGCGCCAGACCGAGCGCCTGACCAACAGCGGCCGGCCGGCCAGCCTGCAGTCGATGCAGTTCGGGATGGTGCGGGCGGCGCACTTCCGGGTCGCGGCCCGCGTGATCGCGCACCTGGCCGGCGAGGGCGCGGTGCGCGCGCTCGCCGACAGCGATCCGCTCCTGGCCGAGGCGCTCGGGCCGACCACCTCGGTGGTGGGCTGGCTGCCGCTCGAGCTGCTGGTGCAGCTGGTCGAGCGCGCCGAGCCCCTCACGCGCAAGGCGCGCGTCCCCGACGGCGGCGAGCACCTGATGCGGGCGATCGGCCGGAGCACGGTCTCGGCGACGTTCGCCCGGTTCTTCGGCGCCGATCCGGCGACCCTGGGCGTGTCGGCGATGCTCGCGGTGCTGCCGTCGATGTGGAACCGCTACCACGGCTGGTGTCGCTGCCAGGTCGGGCACCGATCCGCGGCCGGGGCCGAGCTGCTCATCGACGGCACCGCGACGTCGCCGCTGGCGTGGCACCTGGTCACGGCCCAGATCGGCAAGGCGTGCGAGCTGGCGGGCGCCACGCGCGTCGAGGTCGAGCGGCGGTCGAGCGACGGCGACCGCCAGCAGCGCCTGGCGATCTCGTGGTCGAGCGACCACGCCGGCACCGCCCACGAGTGA
- a CDS encoding pirin family protein produces the protein MAAALPVMRALPRRERRFVGPFCFLDHFGPHAEVGRADGGVAPHPHIGLATATYLFDGAILHRDSLGTAQRIVPGDVNWMTAGRGIVHSERTPPEQVGVTSTSHGLQIWVALPTAHEDAPPSFQHAPGATLPVLDAPGVRLRVLLGAWDGVASPVQVWSPLTYVIAELADGATLAVPGFQPERALYVVDGAVTIAGEPTPLGRGELAVLRPDELATLTATAPTRVAVFGGAPLDGPRYLLWNFVASSKARLEQARLDWIARRFPIIPDDDGYIPFP, from the coding sequence ATGGCGGCCGCGCTGCCGGTGATGCGCGCGCTGCCGCGGCGCGAGCGGCGGTTCGTCGGACCGTTCTGCTTCCTCGATCACTTCGGCCCCCACGCCGAGGTCGGCCGCGCCGACGGCGGGGTCGCGCCGCACCCGCACATCGGCCTGGCGACGGCGACCTACCTGTTCGACGGCGCGATCCTGCACCGCGACAGCCTCGGCACCGCGCAGCGGATCGTGCCCGGCGACGTCAACTGGATGACCGCCGGCCGCGGCATCGTCCACAGCGAGCGCACGCCGCCCGAGCAGGTCGGCGTGACCTCGACCTCGCACGGCCTGCAGATCTGGGTCGCGCTGCCGACGGCCCACGAGGACGCCCCGCCGTCGTTCCAGCACGCGCCGGGCGCGACCCTGCCGGTTCTCGACGCGCCGGGCGTGCGGCTGCGGGTGCTGCTGGGCGCGTGGGACGGCGTGGCGTCGCCGGTGCAGGTGTGGTCGCCGTTGACCTACGTGATCGCCGAGCTCGCCGACGGCGCGACGCTGGCGGTGCCGGGGTTCCAGCCCGAGCGCGCGCTCTACGTGGTCGACGGCGCGGTGACGATCGCCGGCGAGCCGACGCCGCTGGGCCGCGGCGAGCTGGCGGTGCTGCGCCCCGACGAGCTGGCGACGCTCACGGCGACCGCGCCGACCCGGGTCGCGGTGTTCGGCGGCGCGCCGCTCGACGGCCCCCGCTACCTGCTGTGGAACTTCGTCGCGAGCTCGAAGGCGCGGCTCGAGCAGGCCCGGCTCGACTGGATCGCGCGCCGGTTCCCGATCATCCCCGACGACGACGGCTACATCCCGTTCCCGTAG